A DNA window from Arachis hypogaea cultivar Tifrunner chromosome 18, arahy.Tifrunner.gnm2.J5K5, whole genome shotgun sequence contains the following coding sequences:
- the LOC112770907 gene encoding coatomer subunit beta'-2 isoform X1: MPLRLEIKRKLAQRSERVKSVDLHPTEPWILASLYSGTVCIWNFQSQTMAKSFEVTELPVRSAKFIARKQWVVAGADDMFIRVYNYNTMDKVKVFEAHTDYIRCVAVHPTLPYVLSSSDDMLIKLWDWEKGWVCTQIFEGHSHYVMQVTFNPKDTNTFASASLDRTIKIWNLGSPDPNFTLDAHQKGVNCVDYFTGGDKPYLITGSDDHTAKVWDYQTKGCVQTLEGHTHNVSAVCFHPELPIIITGSEDGTVRIWHSTTYRLENTLNYGLERVWAIGYMKGSRRVVIGYDEGTIMVKLGREVPVASMDNSGKIIWAKHNEIQTVNIKSVGADVEVADGERLPLAVKELGTCDLYPQNLKHNPNGRFVVVCGDGEYIIYTALAWRNRSFGSALEFVWSSDGEYAVRESTSKIKIFNKNFQEKRSVRPTFSAERIFGGTLLAMCSNDFICFYDWAECRLIYRIDVNVKNLYWADSGDLVTIASDTSFYILKYNRDIVASHLVSGRPVDDEGVEDAFELLHEMSERVRTGIWVGDCFIYNNSSWRLNYCVGGEVTTMFHLDRPMYLLGYLANQSRVYLIDKEFNVMGYTLLLSLIEYKTLVMRGDIERANEVLPSIPKEHLNSVARFLESRGMIEEALEVATDPDYRFELAIQLGRLEVAKSIATEVQSESKWKQLGELAMSSGRLDMAEDCLNHAMDLSGLLLLYSSLGDAEGISKLATLAKEQGKNNVAFLCLFMLGRVEDCLQLLIESNRIPEAALMARSYLPSKVSEIVAIWRKDLNKVNPKAAESLADPEEYPNLFEDWQVALAVESKAAATRNVYPHAEQYISHADKSHISLVEAFRSMQIDEGEEPLENGDSNHENGEEQYTEAQEEHNGEEGSQEEAVVVDADSTDGAVLVNGNEAEEEWGTNNEGGPSA, translated from the exons ATG CCTCTCAGACTCGAAATCAAG AGGAAGCTTGCGCAAAGATCAGAAAGAGTAAAATCTGTGGATCTACATCCGACAGAACCATG GATTCTTGCAAGTTTATACTCTGGAACTGTCTGTATCTGGAACTTCCAATCTCAG ACTATGGCCAAATCTTTTGAGGTTACTGAGTTGCCAG TTAGGTCAGCCAAGTTTATTGCACGCAAACAGTGGGTTGTTGCTGGAGCAGATGATATGTTTATTCGTGTATATAATTACAACACAATGGATAAAGTCAAAGTATTTGAGGCACATACAGATTACATTCGGTGTGTGGCTGTTCATCCTACACTTCCTTATGTGCTGTCATCATCTGATGATATGCTTATTAAGCTTTGGGATTGGGAAAAAGGCTGGGTTTGTACCCAGATATTTGAGGGACATTCTCATTATGTCATGCAAGTAACATTTAATCCTAAAGACACAAACACCTTTGCTAGTGCATCTCTTGATCGCACCATAAAG ATTTGGAATCTTGGCTCTCCTGATCCTAATTTTACATTGGATGCCCACCAGAAAGGTGTGAATTGCGTTGATTACTTTACAGGTGGTGACAAACCTTATCTGATCACTGGCTCTGATGATCACACTGCCAAG GTATGGGATTATCAGACCAAAGGTTGTGTCCAGACCCTTGAAGGTCACACGCACAATGTTTCTGCTGTGTGCTTTCATCCGGAGCTTCCTATAATAATTACTGGTTCTGAGGATGGTACAGTACGAATATGGCACTCTACCACTTATAG GCTTGAGAACACATTGAACTATGGTCTTGAAAGGGTTTGGGCCATTGGATATATGAAAGGATCACGTCG CGTTGTGATTGGCTATGATGAAGGGACTATTATGGTTAAACTTGGTCGAGAAGTACCTGTGGCTAGCATGGACAACAGTGGGAAAATTATTTGGGCTAAGCATAATGAAATTCAAACTGTCAATATAAAAAGTGTAGGAGCAGATGTGGAG GTTGCTGATGGAGAAAGGTTACCCTTGGCTGTTAAGGAGTTGGGCACTTGTGATCTCTACCCACAA AACTTAAAGCACAACCCAAATGGGAGATTTGTTGTTGTATGTGGAGATGGTGAGTATATTATATACACTGCATTGGCATGGAGAAATAGGTCTTTTGGTTCAGCTCTCGAATTTGTTTGGTCTTCTGATGGAGAGTATGCTGTCAGAGAAAGCACATCAaagatcaaaattttcaacaaaaatttccAG GAGAAGAGGAGTGTCCGACCAACATTTTCAGCAGAACGTATTTTTGGAGGCACTTTATTAGCGATGTGCTCAAATGATTTCATCTGCTTTTATGATTGGGCAGAATGCAGGTTAATTTATCGGATTGATGTCAATGTGAAA AACCTCTACTGGGCCGATAGTGGTGATCTTGTCACAATTGCTAGTGATACATCATTCTATATCCTGAAGTACAAT CGTGACATAGTTGCTTCACATTTAGTTAGTGGAAGACCTGTAGATGATGAAGGTGTTGAAGATGCCTTTGAGCTCCTTCATGAGATGAGTGAACGTGTCAGGACAGGCATTTGGGTTGGGGATTGCTTTATCTACAACAATTCCTCTTGGAGACTGAATTACTGTGTTGGTGGCGAG GTAACAACAATGTTTCATTTGGACCGCCCTATGTATTTATTGGGTTACCTTGCAAACCAAAGCCGGGTATATCTGATTGACAAAGAGTTTAA TGTTATGGGATACACACTGCTTTTAAGCTTGATTGAGTACAAGACATTAGTTATGCGCGGTGATATTGAAAGGGCCAATGAAGTCCTACCATCAATTCCTAAGGAGCATCTTAACAG TGTGGCTCGATTCTTGGAATCACGGGGGATGATAGAGGAGGCTCTTGAAGTAGCTACTGACCCTGATTACAGATTTGAACTAGCAATACAGCTTGGAAGATTAGAAGTTGCAAAG AGTATTGCAACAGAAGTGCAGAGTGAGTCTAAATGGAAGCAGTTGGGAGAATTAGCTATGTCTAGTGGAAGG TTAGATATGGCTGAGGATTGTTTGAATCATGCGATGGATTTGAGTGGGTTGTTACTGCTGTATTCTTCTTTAGGAGATGCCGAAGGAATATCAAAACTTGCAACCCTTGCTAAAGAGCAAGGGAAGAACAATGTTGCTTTCCTTTGCTTGTTTATGTTGGGTAGAGTGGAAGACTGCCTTCAACTGTTGATAGAGAG CAATCGGATTCCAGAGGCAGCTTTAATGGCTCGATCTTACCTCCCAAGCAAGGTCTCAGAGATAGTAGCAATTTGGAGAAAAGATCTTAATAAG GTTAATCCAAAAGCTGCTGAATCATTGGCTGATCCTGAGGAATATCCAAATTTATTTGAAGACTGGCAAGTTGCACTTGCTGTTGAATCTAAGGCTGCAGCAACAAG gaaTGTTTACCCTCATGCGGAGCAGTACATCAGCCATGCAGATAAATCACATATAAGCCTTGTTGAAGCTTTTAGAAGCATGCAGATTGACGAAGGCGAGGAGCCTCTTGAGAATGGGGACTCTAACCATGAG AATGGAGAAGAGCAGTATACAGAGGCACAGGAGGAGCATAATGGAGAAGAAGGAAGCCAAGAAGAGGCAGTTGTAGTGGATGCCGATTCTACAGATGGTGCAGTACTCGTTAATGGTAACGAGGCTGAAGAAGAGTGGGGTACGAATAATGAAGGAGGCCCGTCAGCCTAA
- the LOC112770907 gene encoding coatomer subunit beta'-2 isoform X2, with the protein MPLRLEIKRKLAQRSERVKSVDLHPTEPWILASLYSGTVCIWNFQSQTMAKSFEVTELPVRSAKFIARKQWVVAGADDMFIRVYNYNTMDKVKVFEAHTDYIRCVAVHPTLPYVLSSSDDMLIKLWDWEKGWVCTQIFEGHSHYVMQVTFNPKDTNTFASASLDRTIKIWNLGSPDPNFTLDAHQKGVNCVDYFTGGDKPYLITGSDDHTAKVWDYQTKGCVQTLEGHTHNVSAVCFHPELPIIITGSEDGTVRIWHSTTYRLENTLNYGLERVWAIGYMKGSRRVVIGYDEGTIMVKLGREVPVASMDNSGKIIWAKHNEIQTVNIKSVGADVEVADGERLPLAVKELGTCDLYPQNLKHNPNGRFVVVCGDGEYIIYTALAWRNRSFGSALEFVWSSDGEYAVRESTSKIKIFNKNFQEKRSVRPTFSAERIFGGTLLAMCSNDFICFYDWAECRLIYRIDVNVKNLYWADSGDLVTIASDTSFYILKYNRDIVASHLVSGRPVDDEGVEDAFELLHEMSERVRTGIWVGDCFIYNNSSWRLNYCVGGEVTTMFHLDRPMYLLGYLANQSRVYLIDKEFNVMGYTLLLSLIEYKTLVMRGDIERANEVLPSIPKEHLNSVARFLESRGMIEEALEVATDPDYRFELAIQLGRLEVAKSIATEVQSESKWKQLGELAMSSGRLDMAEDCLNHAMDLSGLLLLYSSLGDAEGISKLATLAKEQGKNNVAFLCLFMLGRVEDCLQLLIESNRIPEAALMARSYLPSKVSEIVAIWRKDLNKVNPKAAESLADPEEYPNLFEDWQVALAVESKAAATRNVYPHAEQYISHADKSHISLVEAFRSMQIDEGEEPLENGDSNHENGEEQYTEAQEEHNGEEGSQEEAVVVDADSTDGAVLVNGNEAEEEWVLAPRH; encoded by the exons ATG CCTCTCAGACTCGAAATCAAG AGGAAGCTTGCGCAAAGATCAGAAAGAGTAAAATCTGTGGATCTACATCCGACAGAACCATG GATTCTTGCAAGTTTATACTCTGGAACTGTCTGTATCTGGAACTTCCAATCTCAG ACTATGGCCAAATCTTTTGAGGTTACTGAGTTGCCAG TTAGGTCAGCCAAGTTTATTGCACGCAAACAGTGGGTTGTTGCTGGAGCAGATGATATGTTTATTCGTGTATATAATTACAACACAATGGATAAAGTCAAAGTATTTGAGGCACATACAGATTACATTCGGTGTGTGGCTGTTCATCCTACACTTCCTTATGTGCTGTCATCATCTGATGATATGCTTATTAAGCTTTGGGATTGGGAAAAAGGCTGGGTTTGTACCCAGATATTTGAGGGACATTCTCATTATGTCATGCAAGTAACATTTAATCCTAAAGACACAAACACCTTTGCTAGTGCATCTCTTGATCGCACCATAAAG ATTTGGAATCTTGGCTCTCCTGATCCTAATTTTACATTGGATGCCCACCAGAAAGGTGTGAATTGCGTTGATTACTTTACAGGTGGTGACAAACCTTATCTGATCACTGGCTCTGATGATCACACTGCCAAG GTATGGGATTATCAGACCAAAGGTTGTGTCCAGACCCTTGAAGGTCACACGCACAATGTTTCTGCTGTGTGCTTTCATCCGGAGCTTCCTATAATAATTACTGGTTCTGAGGATGGTACAGTACGAATATGGCACTCTACCACTTATAG GCTTGAGAACACATTGAACTATGGTCTTGAAAGGGTTTGGGCCATTGGATATATGAAAGGATCACGTCG CGTTGTGATTGGCTATGATGAAGGGACTATTATGGTTAAACTTGGTCGAGAAGTACCTGTGGCTAGCATGGACAACAGTGGGAAAATTATTTGGGCTAAGCATAATGAAATTCAAACTGTCAATATAAAAAGTGTAGGAGCAGATGTGGAG GTTGCTGATGGAGAAAGGTTACCCTTGGCTGTTAAGGAGTTGGGCACTTGTGATCTCTACCCACAA AACTTAAAGCACAACCCAAATGGGAGATTTGTTGTTGTATGTGGAGATGGTGAGTATATTATATACACTGCATTGGCATGGAGAAATAGGTCTTTTGGTTCAGCTCTCGAATTTGTTTGGTCTTCTGATGGAGAGTATGCTGTCAGAGAAAGCACATCAaagatcaaaattttcaacaaaaatttccAG GAGAAGAGGAGTGTCCGACCAACATTTTCAGCAGAACGTATTTTTGGAGGCACTTTATTAGCGATGTGCTCAAATGATTTCATCTGCTTTTATGATTGGGCAGAATGCAGGTTAATTTATCGGATTGATGTCAATGTGAAA AACCTCTACTGGGCCGATAGTGGTGATCTTGTCACAATTGCTAGTGATACATCATTCTATATCCTGAAGTACAAT CGTGACATAGTTGCTTCACATTTAGTTAGTGGAAGACCTGTAGATGATGAAGGTGTTGAAGATGCCTTTGAGCTCCTTCATGAGATGAGTGAACGTGTCAGGACAGGCATTTGGGTTGGGGATTGCTTTATCTACAACAATTCCTCTTGGAGACTGAATTACTGTGTTGGTGGCGAG GTAACAACAATGTTTCATTTGGACCGCCCTATGTATTTATTGGGTTACCTTGCAAACCAAAGCCGGGTATATCTGATTGACAAAGAGTTTAA TGTTATGGGATACACACTGCTTTTAAGCTTGATTGAGTACAAGACATTAGTTATGCGCGGTGATATTGAAAGGGCCAATGAAGTCCTACCATCAATTCCTAAGGAGCATCTTAACAG TGTGGCTCGATTCTTGGAATCACGGGGGATGATAGAGGAGGCTCTTGAAGTAGCTACTGACCCTGATTACAGATTTGAACTAGCAATACAGCTTGGAAGATTAGAAGTTGCAAAG AGTATTGCAACAGAAGTGCAGAGTGAGTCTAAATGGAAGCAGTTGGGAGAATTAGCTATGTCTAGTGGAAGG TTAGATATGGCTGAGGATTGTTTGAATCATGCGATGGATTTGAGTGGGTTGTTACTGCTGTATTCTTCTTTAGGAGATGCCGAAGGAATATCAAAACTTGCAACCCTTGCTAAAGAGCAAGGGAAGAACAATGTTGCTTTCCTTTGCTTGTTTATGTTGGGTAGAGTGGAAGACTGCCTTCAACTGTTGATAGAGAG CAATCGGATTCCAGAGGCAGCTTTAATGGCTCGATCTTACCTCCCAAGCAAGGTCTCAGAGATAGTAGCAATTTGGAGAAAAGATCTTAATAAG GTTAATCCAAAAGCTGCTGAATCATTGGCTGATCCTGAGGAATATCCAAATTTATTTGAAGACTGGCAAGTTGCACTTGCTGTTGAATCTAAGGCTGCAGCAACAAG gaaTGTTTACCCTCATGCGGAGCAGTACATCAGCCATGCAGATAAATCACATATAAGCCTTGTTGAAGCTTTTAGAAGCATGCAGATTGACGAAGGCGAGGAGCCTCTTGAGAATGGGGACTCTAACCATGAG AATGGAGAAGAGCAGTATACAGAGGCACAGGAGGAGCATAATGGAGAAGAAGGAAGCCAAGAAGAGGCAGTTGTAGTGGATGCCGATTCTACAGATGGTGCAGTACTCGTTAATGGTAACGAGGCTGAAGAAGAGTGGG TGCTTGCGCCACGTCACTAG